The Rattus norvegicus strain BN/NHsdMcwi chromosome 9, GRCr8, whole genome shotgun sequence genome contains the following window.
TATACTGAGACCCTGTTTTCAAAGAGAGGgctaggagacagagagagagagagagagagagagagagagagagagagagagagagaattaggaagatagggagagagacagagagacaaagatagggagatagggagagagacagagaggcagagagatagggagggagggaaggagggagaaagagagatagggagggagggagggagggagggagggagggagggagggagggagggagagaagcaagAGGAGTCAGACATGGAGGCAGGCCTGTGACAAGCACTAGTATAAAAAGAGCATACTTAGGATTCTTTCTGGTGCCCGCTCCTTGGATCTGTGCAGTAGAACTGCACTGCCTCAGGTGTGTATCGTGTGAGTcttatctcttctctctctgtgcctttgaGCATATTTAAGACTTGTCCTTGTGTCCTTGTGAGGTTTTGTGGGGCCCACACtcagcagagaaagaagagcaaGGTACCCTGGCACTGAGCTGCAAGCCCCACAGCCTGGCCTTCTGTGCTGTACACTACATCTAGCAGAAGATGCTGAAGCCTTGGCTTCCGGAACCCAAGGGAGGCAACATCCAGTTACACACAGCACCCTGACATGGCTCCTCCAGCATCTTATTGTTGGATGGACACAAAGCACCCCTGAGTCTCCCACTAAGGTTGACAGAATCTCTCACCATAGCCTCTCACACCTCACGGCTGACTATCTCCTCCTGGAAACCACCTTCCTAACATCCCCTGCCTACCAGGGCGTCATACTCCTAAAGTCCCTGCTTTCATTTCACAGATCCAGAGCCAGGAAAATTGAAGAGGGACTGTGCATGACCTGATCAGGTCCCCGAGAGGCCACCTTGGTCTGTGGGTGACTGTACTTCCTGGACCCTCCCCTGCCGTAGCCCCAGCtaccatgtttttttgttttttgccctcccccactcctcctctAGGCTCAGATCTGGCAATCTTGCTGCACAGAATGGAGGGAAGACAGCTCTTACATTTCAGTGGATCCCATGGTCTCCACGGCTGGCCCAGCTGGGCCCTTCCCCTAGGGCTCCTGGGGCTGGGGGAGCCTGTGTTTGCTTGCAGCTGGGCCCCTGATCTGCTCAGTTTCCTGTGTGGCTGAGAGAGGAAGTTTAACGGGGTGACGTCCTACATGAAGGAGGCCTCCGCCCCCAACCCCTGTGAGGAACTTGGGTGTCCTGGCTTCATAGCCTAGGTGGGGACAGAGTGTGTGGGAAGCAGGGCTGGATTGGGAGGTCCAGCTTTACCCTTATGGTCCCCATGGCCACACCCAGGTCCTTTCTTTCTGAGTCCCCTGAGTATTGAAAGGCTGTGAAGATCACCCCCATCATTTTCCTGTgttgtttctctgtctcatttATGGGGGGGGCAGCTGCACTGAAGGGCAAAAGAGGCTGACAGAGGTTGACAGCTGGAGTCGCCCAGGAATCCTGATGGAAATGCACGAGAGACTCAGAGACTCAGAACCCAGGtaacgtgtgtgtgcacacgggtACACACAGGTTCCCAGACACACAACCCCCTCACTGAGAATGGTCACAGACTGAAGGCAGGCAGATGGGCCTGGGTATTACCAAATTCAGGGTGCTGTCTGTACCCCAAGAAGGTAACTTGAGGGcactggagacatggttcagtaTTTAAGTGCATGCACTGCTCTAGCACAGTGCActggcttgaatatgcttggcccagggaatggcaatGGTTTGGTCTTATTGGAGTGGGCATGGCTTTGTTGGACTCCTCCAGCTGTATCATGgagggcatgggctttgagacacTTCTCCTAGCTGCCGGaaagaagacagtcttctcctgactgtctttggatcaagaagtagaacttttttttttcttttttttggagctggggaccgaacccagggccttgcgcttgctaggcaagcgctctaccactgagctaaatccccgaccccgaAGTAGAACTTTTGGCTTCTTcaccagcaccatgtctggctggacacagccatgatgataatggactgaacctctgaacctgtatgccagccccaattaaatgttgtcctttgtaagcgCTGCCTCGGTCACGGAGTCCCTTCTCAGTAACGGAAACCCTGAGACACACAGGATGTAAGTAAGTGATGAGCCATGCACATGGCTCCAGAGGATCTGGTACCTCTGGCTTCACATACCCATTCACTTAATTAGAAAGAAAACCAATATTATattgaaatacaatttaaaaaaagtcttaaGTATGGCTACACATCCTTGAAGCCAATCAGCCACACCTTTAAATCCTAGCTcttagggggcagaggcaggcaaagctctgtgagttcagggtcagcctgggcctcacagtaagttccagaacaacctggaactctctacatagggaaagcctgtctcaaaaacaccaaaACCCAAACTAAACAAAATGCAGCAGCAGAAGATTCATTCAGTGCAGCCACACTggaaagagggggaaaaatcAGGGGCCCTCAGCTCTATCTTTCCAAGATAGGCCATGATGAAGAGATCTTATCTGATTTGTTAGAGTACAGACTGTGGCCCCAACTTTGGTAACAAGGGCAGAGagaatgcttatttctggtgtgCAAGTGGCTTATCTTAAACCACTGAGTTGCTCCGGTCTGTTTGGCCTTGCAATCCCTGTACTCCACCACTCCTGTAGCCCTCAGTGGCCCTCTTCCACTCTGTGGGCCCCTCCACTCCTTAGCTGAGCCTTGAGAAGAAACGAAATCAAACAGAAAGCCACAACAAAGCAATGACTCATTTATTGATGGAGGGTCTGCAGGGGAGAGCGGGGTGGGGTGCATAGGGAGGGGCTCTCTCACCCCAGGCAATaggcctctctttcctctccagcACTTCTCTGGTAGGAACTAACTAAGGCACAAGGGCAGGAACACACAGGGACCTATGGGAGCCAGAGTGAAGGTGCTGGGTCAGCAGTGGGGAGCTGGGAGATCAGAGGTAAGGCAAAGTGAGAGGGCTTGGAGGCTGGGTAAAAGGTTAAGTCAAGATCTAGAGAAATGTCTGAGTGTGTCAGAGGTGGAGAACTATTCAGGAGTGctggggaagggataggggatgAAAGAAAGGCTTTTCAAGATTTAAGgaggtggagtgtgtgtgtgtgtgtgtgtgtgtgtgtgtgtgtgtgtgtgtgtctgttggggGCTCTCATGGAAACTGCCTCGGTTGGAGAGACAGAGGGGTTTAGGAGTTAAGGGTGAAACAGATGAAGCAACCTGGGCTTTGGCCTTGGCCGTCATGGTGAAGATGCTCACGGAATCCAAGGGAACGAGCAGCTGGGTGCAGAGGTGGGGTGCTCAGGGTCAAAGATTTGCTGGTGTGCCCCGGGGGCAGAGCGATGGCTGAAGACTTAAGCCACCTCCTCTTCGGCCTCCTCTTCGAACTCGCCCTCTTCAGCCGTGGCATCCTGATACTGCTGGTACTCGGACACCAGGTCGTTCATATTGCTCTCTGCTTCCGTAAACTCCATCTCGTCCATGCCTTCACCCGTGTACCAATGCAGGAAGGCCTTGCGCCTAAACATGGCGGTGAACTGCTCTGAGATGCGTTTGAACAGCTCCTGGATGGCTGTGCTATTGCCGATGAAGGTGGCTGCCATCTTCAGGCCTCGGGGTGGGATGTCACACACGGCTGTCTTGACGTTGTTGGGGATCCACTCAACGAAGTAGCTGCTGTTCTTGCTCTGCACACTTAGCATCTGCTCGTCCACCTCCTTCATGGACATCCGTCCTCGGAAGACAGCAGCCACGGTCAGGTAGCGACCGTGTCTCGGGTCGCACGCGGCCATCATGTTCTTAGCATCGAACATCTGTTGGGTCAGCTCAGGAACGGTGAGGGCTCGGTACTGCTGGCTGCCCCTGCTGGTCAAGGGTGCGAATCCTGGCATGAAGAAGTGGAGACGGGGGAACGGCACCATGTTCACAGCCAGCTTGCGTAGATCTGCATTGAGCTGGCCGGGAAAGCGCAGGCAGGTGGTCACCCCACTCATGGTGGCCGACACTAGGTGGTTGAGGTCCCCGTAGGTGGGCGTGGTCAGCTTGAGAGTGCGGAAGCAGATGTCGTACAAGGCCTCATTGTCGATACAGTAGGTCTCATCAGTGTTCTCCACCAGTTGATGCACAGACAGTGTGGCATTGTAGGGTTCCACCACCGTGTCAGACACCTTGGGCGATGGCACTACGCTGAACGTATTCATGATCCTGTCTGGGAACTCCTCCCGGATCTTGCTGATGAGCAAGGTCCCCATCCCTGAGCCTGTGCCACCTCCGAGCGAGTGGGTGAGCTGGAAGCCCTGGAGACAGTCGCAGCTTTCAGCCTCTTTGCGCACCACGTCCAGGACTGCATCCACTAACTCTGCGCCCTCAGTGTAATGACCCTTGGCCCAGTTGTTGCCTGCTCCAGATTGACCTGGGGAAGGGACAGGGTTGAATTTGTaggtatgggggaggggtggacccACCAACCCATCTGCACTGCCCCCTAATATCTGAATCATTAGACTAGAATATGTTAAGAGTACCTggctagggggctggggatttagctcagtggtagagcgcttacctaggaagcgcaaggccctgggttcggtccccagctccggggaaaaaaaaaaaaaaaaaaaaaaaaaaaaaaaaaagagtacctgGCTAGGCTCCATGGATAGAGCTCTGCCTAGCATGCTTGAGGCCTAGAGCTCCAACCTTGTCACAACAGAAGCCAGGTGTGCTGGCCTCACTCTCATTGCAGCTCAGGAGGTAGCAGCTAGAGGACTAGCTACAGTTACAtaatgagttggaggccagcctgggctacatgagattcaGTAACTAATAGATAACAATGAAAAGACTGCTAGCATTGTTATTTTACTGATCTAATTTACTTTTGGGGactgtgatggttagttttatttttttctttttctttctttcttttttttttttttcggagctggggaccgaacccagggccttgcgcttgctaggcaagcgctctaccactgagctaaatccccaaccccagttttattttttcattcattcattcaatattTTAATAGCTTTGTTTTAGCTGGATATGGTGGTGTgtacctttaacctcagcactggggaggcagagcacAAGGCCAGCTTGTTTACACAGTCAGactttaaaaaccaaccaaccaaccaaccaaccaaaaaagttCTATGtttatgcgtgtgtgcgtgcagaTAAGTACACTCAGCCCTACAGCCCCTAGAGGGTATTAGAGCCTCCCTCTGTGGATATAAGAGGTGAGCCACCTGACATAGGactcgaactcaggtcctttggaagagcagcaagtgttcttaaccactgagccatctctccagccctcagtggtTTGTCTTtggtgaattttatttttctttttaagggttctcactgtgtagctctggctgaccagAATAGACTACCACGCTGGGCTCcagattatttgtttatttagcaCAAGGTTGGTCTTGAACCCCATGAGTAGCTCAGGATAAtcttgaactcctgctcctctTACTCCACTGAATACTGAGATGCTGATAGACATCAGGAAACCCAGTGTCTGTGGTGCCCACCCTGCCCCGTCCCCTGtcccctctgcctctatctcttccCCTCATACCCTCTGCTCCAGCCACATAAGCCTCCTAGCTGCTCCTCCATCACTAGCTGCTCCTCCATCGCTAGCTGCTCCTCTGTCACTAGCCTCCAGATTTATCTTTCAGCCAAGACATAAAATCATACACATCTGTGGGGGGCCACACTGTATTTTGACACAGGTCCACACTATATAATATTTGAATTAGGATAAAGATACCAACCTCCCCAAACACACATCAATATTATTTATcctaaaaacattttaagattcTCCCCTCAGCTGCATGAGATCCTGTATATCATTATTGTCTGCAGTAACCCTCCTGTGTAACATCAcaactattactattattactgaCAACCATCTAATATAGTAATAGGCACAAATAATATCAATACTTTATTATCAATCAACTTTTAAAATGTGATAAATTTAATTCTacagtcatcttttttttttactcttttttttccttttcttttttcttttttccagagctggggactgaacccagggccttgtgcttgctaggcaagcgctctaccactgagctaaatccccaaccctacagtcatctttccattttgattttatttacatttttgggGGCACGAGCagttttctgtctgtgtgtctgtgccctCAGAAGTGTCAGGTGCTCTGGAGTTGATGGTTGAAGCACAGCAGGATCCTGTGAACTAAACAGGGTCCCCTGTTAGAACGGTGTGCTgtcaactgctaagccatctccttaTTGTAGGATATAATAATTAAAGTTAATAGCAGGTGTTTCAATTTTGCCACACCTTCATCCAGAAGCTAGAAGGCTACTACAAAAAGCTAAGTAAAATCGTACCTCATCTAAGCTTTGAAaatctcctctgcctcctcctagTCTCTGGTCTGTTCTCCTCGCAGCAGCCAGAGGGCGCCCGTGACCTGAGTCAGGTCTCAAAGGCTCTCCTTGCACCTCCTACCCGGTTCCTACTGGACCTGCCGCCCACAAGGCAGACTCCCGCAGCTCTGTTCCCTCCGGTCTGGTCCTCCATTTTTCCTCATTCCCTCTTCTATAGTCAGTCACACGGGCCTCCTGGCTGCTTCTCCATCACACAGAGCTGTGTCCTGCTCTGGGACCTTTGCACAGGCCAGTCTGTCTATTTGGAGTTCCTTTTCCATCGATATTCACCGCCCCTCACCTCACCTCCCTCCCGCAGACCTCTGTCCATTTCACccgtacacacgtgtgtgtgtgtgtgtgtgtgtgtgtgtgtgtacctgcgtGTGCGTGCCTGTGTCTACACAGGTGtagggaggccagaggtcaatgtctggtgtcttcctctctctctcaccactttgtctgtttgtttactttgagacatggtctctcactcaACACTTGGCTAGACAGTGAACTCCAGGGAATCCCCCAGAGCTATGGCTACAGACATAAATCCTCATGCCTGTCTCTTTAAATGGCTGCTTAGAATTTGAACTCACATTTTTATGCTTGCATACTGAACACTTTACAGTCATCTCCCAAGCCTCTTTTtagtttttccctttcttttctctctgcctttctttctttcttaagatatttatttatttatttaacatatgtgagtacactgtagctgtcttcagacacaccagaagaaggtttcagATATCAttacatgtggttgctgggaattgaactcaggacctctggaagagcagttggcgctcttaaccactgagccgtctctccagtttcctctgcctctctttcttaactcctcctcctcccacccctccctgtcctcctccttaccccccttccccctgccccatctccacccccccccacccctcatcctccccctcccccttcagtCTGTCTCTCAGACTCTGTGTCCACGCTCTTTGGCCCACCTCAtttctctgtatctttctctctACAGTCATTTTCAGAGGACCTTGTATTCATCATACCCACTCAGGCATGCATTCTCTAACACAAATTTTGTATCCATCAGAAAGGGAAACTCACTTGCCCAAGGCCACTTGCTGGGGCTGCAGCAGAGAACAAAACAGTCACCCGATTGCTCCCTGACTCCCTGCTATCCCTGTGGAGCTGACATCAAAAGGAGGGAGACTGGAGACAGACGGACAAACACCAACCCTCTGACTCTGGACTCCTCTGAGCTCAGATCCCTTCCAGAAAGTAGAGTGGAATCTACAAAAAACCTGCTCAGTCCTTCCTAAGCACATGGTCTCCAGAGGTATGGGGCTGGGCTTAGGGGACAGAGTGCTCCCCTGGGGCTGGGCTTAGGGGGCAGAGTGCTCCTGTGGGGCTGGGCTTAGGGGGCAGAGTGCTCCTGTGGGGCTGGGCTTAGGGGGCAGAGTGCTTCCCTGAGGCTGGGCTTAGCAGGTAGAGTGTTCTGATAGGGGCTGACCTTCATGGGTAGAGTGCTCCTCTGGCATGCACAAAGTCCTAGGCTCCATGCCAGCACCACAGAAACCCATTGGCCATCCCAGAACTGGGAAGGCAGGGGCAAGAAGATCAGGAACTCAGGGTTATCTTAAGCTGCATAAgttagtttaaggccaacctCACCTACATAGAGTTGGAGGTTAGCCTAGGCTAGAGATGCTGCATCTAAACATAGAAACTCCTGTTTAAGAAAGCCCTTCAGCTGTGTCTGATTGTCTCCCAGGGTTCTCTTGGTGTGCCTAATCAAATCCCTAAATGTTCTCACATGGTAGGTTCTTTGGTGTTAGTTACAAAATATTCTTTAAGcacttatatttttctttttctttttcttttcttttttttttccggagctggggaccaaactcagggccttgtgcttgctaggcaagcgctctaccactgagctaaatccccaaccccctttaagCACTTATAAAACCAAACGTGTGCCCACACTGGAGAGGGACTTACCAAACACAAAGTTGTCTGGCCGGAAGATCTGGCCAAAAGGGCCAGAGCGGACGGAGTCCATGGTGCCAGGTTCTAGGTCAACCAGCACGGCTCTGGGAACATAATTTCCACCTGTGGGGATGGCAGATGGAGGGTAGCTGGGGTGAGTACCAGGCCCAGCAGGCTCCAGGGCACATCCTGTCCCTTCTTAACAGCACCTCCCCACTCCTACCCCTGTGCCACCCCACTGGCTGCCCTACCTGTGGCCTCGTTGTAGTAGACATTAATTCTCTCCAGCTGGAGGTCACTGTCCCCATGATAGGTCCCAGTGGGGTCGATGCCATGCTCATCACTGATGACCTCCCAGAACtagaggatggggaagaggggaaaTAAATAGATTgtcctttctgttgttattgttttaaaacattaaaaaccattttatgggctggagaggtggctcagcggtcaagagcactgactgctcttccagaggtcacacTTGTGTTGTCCAGCTTGCTTGGCCATAAGCCCTGGAGGAACCATGTTGCCTGGCCTATTGTTTGTttggtgatggaggtgatgggAAGGGTTGAATAGCTTTTTTGACTTGCTGTCTtaaaattgtatgtatgtatgtatgtatgtatgtatgtatgtatgtatgtatgtgtatatatatatttttatgcaGTGTCTTCaaaagcccaggctagcctgaaatttCACTAGGTAGCGTAGGATGAtattgaactcttgatcctcctgcctcaacccagCCTAgtggctgggatgacaggtgtctACCACAACTCCTGGGCAAGGGCTCAACTTACTGAGCTACAGCCCCcaccccttatttttttttttttttgacacaggatttcatgtagcccaggctgactacTAATTTACTGTGTACAGGAGGCTATTTTTGGGCTCCCGCCTCTACCTACCAAGTACTAAGACGTCAGAGTAGGTCACAGTACTAGTGAGGAAGGGCTGAGCGATGCGATG
Protein-coding sequences here:
- the Tubb4a gene encoding tubulin beta-4A chain, which encodes MREIVHLQAGQCGNQIGAKFWEVISDEHGIDPTGTYHGDSDLQLERINVYYNEATGGNYVPRAVLVDLEPGTMDSVRSGPFGQIFRPDNFVFGQSGAGNNWAKGHYTEGAELVDAVLDVVRKEAESCDCLQGFQLTHSLGGGTGSGMGTLLISKIREEFPDRIMNTFSVVPSPKVSDTVVEPYNATLSVHQLVENTDETYCIDNEALYDICFRTLKLTTPTYGDLNHLVSATMSGVTTCLRFPGQLNADLRKLAVNMVPFPRLHFFMPGFAPLTSRGSQQYRALTVPELTQQMFDAKNMMAACDPRHGRYLTVAAVFRGRMSMKEVDEQMLSVQSKNSSYFVEWIPNNVKTAVCDIPPRGLKMAATFIGNSTAIQELFKRISEQFTAMFRRKAFLHWYTGEGMDEMEFTEAESNMNDLVSEYQQYQDATAEEGEFEEEAEEEVA